Proteins from a genomic interval of Flammeovirgaceae bacterium SG7u.111:
- a CDS encoding GNAT family N-acetyltransferase: MILETERLTIHQIDLGDAPYIYELMNSPKWLAYIGDRGIHTLENAKSYIQNNIFRDYNIYGFSTYKVILKATGEIVGTCGLHKRDYLDHPDIGYATLPQHEGFGYISEAAKGVLEYGKKVLKLEEILAITNVDNEGSQKLLTKIGLHFQRKTFFEAINAEVLVFSTGGNG; the protein is encoded by the coding sequence ATGATCTTAGAAACCGAAAGGCTTACCATCCACCAGATAGACTTGGGTGATGCCCCGTATATTTACGAACTTATGAACTCTCCCAAATGGCTAGCCTATATCGGTGACAGAGGGATTCATACGCTCGAGAATGCCAAAAGCTATATCCAAAATAACATCTTTAGGGACTACAATATCTACGGGTTTAGCACCTACAAAGTCATTCTTAAAGCAACTGGAGAGATAGTAGGCACATGTGGCTTGCACAAAAGAGACTACCTCGACCATCCTGATATTGGCTATGCTACCCTGCCCCAGCACGAGGGCTTCGGCTACATTTCCGAAGCGGCAAAGGGAGTATTAGAATATGGAAAAAAGGTATTAAAACTAGAAGAAATCCTCGCCATCACCAATGTAGATAATGAAGGCTCACAAAAACTACTTACCAAAATAGGGCTGCATTTTCAGCGAAAAACCTTCTTCGAAGCGATCAATGCCGAAGTGTTGGTGTTTTCTACTGGGGGGAATGGGTAG
- a CDS encoding lysophospholipid acyltransferase family protein, protein MKIIKFLHLVWMAIGTVIAMIFLYPAYLVIIPREKWHKYAYQLNKIWSYVIFGFAFMPPFIERRGEKVPKGTPVVFCANHNSYLDIPLMGGLVDRFAVFVGKSDLSNVPLFGYMFRNIHIPVDRGSSRSRYETVHRSREAIEKGKSLVMFPEGGINMKTYPNLKNFKDGAFRIAIEKQVPIVPVTLPYNWIIMHDIGLPVWHKQKVIFHEPIYPTGLTTDDIPKLREQVRGIIREEMKAHFPEKFEEETVGELKDS, encoded by the coding sequence ATGAAGATCATCAAATTTTTGCATTTAGTATGGATGGCAATTGGAACAGTAATCGCCATGATATTTCTCTATCCAGCCTATTTGGTGATTATCCCTCGGGAAAAATGGCACAAATATGCATACCAACTTAATAAGATTTGGTCGTATGTGATCTTTGGCTTTGCCTTTATGCCTCCTTTCATTGAGCGAAGGGGCGAAAAAGTGCCCAAAGGAACTCCGGTGGTCTTCTGTGCCAACCACAATTCCTACTTGGATATCCCGCTGATGGGCGGGCTGGTAGATCGCTTTGCTGTGTTCGTAGGAAAAAGCGACCTTTCCAATGTACCGCTTTTTGGGTACATGTTCCGAAACATCCATATCCCTGTAGACCGAGGCAGCAGCCGAAGCCGCTACGAGACAGTTCACCGCTCAAGAGAAGCGATAGAGAAAGGCAAAAGCTTGGTCATGTTTCCCGAAGGAGGAATTAACATGAAAACCTATCCAAACCTCAAAAACTTTAAGGATGGCGCCTTCCGTATTGCCATTGAAAAGCAAGTGCCCATCGTACCCGTTACCTTGCCTTACAACTGGATCATTATGCACGATATCGGGCTACCTGTTTGGCACAAACAAAAAGTAATTTTCCACGAGCCCATCTACCCCACAGGACTTACGACTGATGATATTCCCAAACTTAGGGAACAAGTGCGGGGCATTATCCGAGAAGAAATGAAAGCCCACTTCCCCGAAAAATTTGAGGAAGAAACGGTAGGAGAGTTGAAAGATTCATAG
- a CDS encoding FkbM family methyltransferase, producing MIVRKLLFTLLGFKNYLKFISYIFLKSYVSKFYLGEHFQVRFLEKLVKPGSVCIDIGANLGYFTIPLSRITGKEGKVFAVEPVKDFRETLESNIASFALGNVEVLPYALGETDNLKVQMGTPRVDGVVRHGRTEVLESGQGDAALTHEATMMSPKTLFADLKQLDYIKCDVEGYELHIIPHFVYLCKKFKPVLEIEIDSLENKREMIQLLGGIGYSIYYLENEKLKPFKLAESKFMNVIELYFLPDVKLEEFKHLL from the coding sequence ATGATCGTAAGAAAGCTACTTTTTACCTTGCTAGGCTTCAAAAATTACTTGAAGTTCATCAGCTATATTTTTTTGAAAAGCTATGTGTCAAAATTCTATTTGGGCGAGCACTTCCAAGTCAGGTTTTTGGAAAAACTAGTGAAGCCCGGTTCGGTTTGCATAGATATCGGTGCCAATTTGGGTTATTTTACCATCCCACTTTCTCGCATTACAGGAAAAGAAGGAAAAGTATTTGCCGTAGAGCCTGTAAAGGATTTCAGGGAGACTTTGGAGTCGAATATTGCCAGTTTTGCCCTTGGAAATGTAGAGGTGTTGCCCTACGCCCTTGGGGAAACCGATAACCTGAAGGTACAGATGGGGACGCCACGGGTAGACGGCGTAGTGAGGCATGGCCGTACGGAGGTATTGGAAAGCGGGCAAGGCGATGCGGCTCTCACCCACGAGGCTACCATGATGAGTCCAAAAACGCTTTTTGCCGACCTCAAGCAGCTCGATTACATCAAATGCGATGTAGAAGGGTATGAGTTGCATATCATTCCACATTTCGTGTATTTGTGCAAGAAGTTTAAGCCTGTGTTGGAAATAGAAATCGATAGTCTTGAAAACAAGCGGGAGATGATTCAGCTTTTGGGAGGAATTGGCTACAGCATTTACTATTTGGAAAATGAAAAATTAAAGCCATTCAAGCTGGCTGAAAGTAAATTTATGAACGTTATCGAGTTATACTTTCTACCCGACGTGAAGCTCGAAGAGTTTAAGCATCTTTTATAA
- a CDS encoding Gfo/Idh/MocA family oxidoreductase, with protein MKSSKSKQISRRKFIGGAALSFAAFTIVPRSVLGGKGYTAPSDKLTMGFIGCGKQSGGLASRFMKLDDIQMVAACDIDSAKLEKFVKMANGIYSEKSGKEHKGLESYKMYEDLLARQDIDAVIIATPDHWHALPAIDALKAGKDVYCEKPLSHTLEEGRAMVDATRKYNKVFQTGSMQRSSYNFRQACELVQNGYIGEVTKVLANVGDPAVDCDLPAEKAPKELDWDRWLGPAQMREYNSIIAPPISFSGWPMWRNYKEFGGGILCDWGAHMFDIVQWGLGMDNTGPVEYIPPTDPKATRGLVMKYANGIEMVHEDFGRGWGVRFIGTEGTIDVSRKYLDSKSESIAKKEIGGNDKRLYFSDNHYQDFVDAVKSRKKPICDVEIGHRAASVCNIANIAYWLNKPLKWDPVKEKFDDKEANKLRGKKYRKPYSL; from the coding sequence ATGAAAAGTTCAAAAAGCAAACAAATCAGTAGGCGGAAGTTTATTGGCGGAGCTGCCTTATCTTTCGCAGCATTCACTATCGTGCCTCGCTCAGTGCTAGGCGGAAAGGGTTACACTGCTCCCAGCGACAAACTAACTATGGGCTTCATAGGCTGTGGAAAGCAAAGTGGGGGACTTGCCTCTCGCTTTATGAAACTAGACGATATCCAAATGGTAGCCGCTTGCGACATCGACTCGGCCAAGTTGGAGAAGTTCGTAAAGATGGCCAATGGTATTTACAGTGAAAAGTCGGGCAAGGAGCATAAAGGCTTGGAGTCTTACAAAATGTACGAAGACTTGCTCGCCCGCCAAGACATAGATGCGGTAATTATTGCTACTCCTGACCATTGGCATGCGCTTCCTGCTATAGATGCACTCAAGGCTGGCAAAGATGTTTATTGCGAAAAGCCGCTTTCTCACACACTAGAAGAAGGCAGGGCAATGGTAGATGCTACCCGCAAATACAATAAGGTTTTCCAGACAGGAAGTATGCAACGCTCTAGCTACAACTTCCGCCAAGCATGCGAGCTGGTGCAAAACGGCTACATTGGCGAGGTAACAAAAGTATTGGCAAATGTGGGCGACCCTGCCGTTGACTGTGACCTTCCTGCCGAAAAAGCTCCAAAAGAGCTGGATTGGGATCGCTGGTTAGGCCCTGCACAAATGCGTGAGTATAACAGCATCATTGCTCCTCCTATTTCTTTTAGCGGATGGCCTATGTGGAGAAATTATAAAGAATTTGGTGGTGGAATCCTCTGCGATTGGGGCGCGCATATGTTTGATATCGTTCAGTGGGGCTTGGGCATGGATAATACTGGCCCGGTTGAGTACATCCCACCAACCGACCCAAAAGCTACCCGTGGCTTGGTAATGAAATATGCCAACGGCATAGAAATGGTGCACGAAGATTTTGGAAGAGGCTGGGGCGTTCGCTTCATAGGTACGGAAGGAACAATTGATGTGAGCCGTAAATACCTCGATAGTAAGTCGGAGAGCATTGCCAAAAAAGAAATTGGTGGAAACGATAAGCGCTTGTACTTTAGCGACAACCACTACCAAGATTTTGTAGATGCAGTGAAGAGCAGGAAAAAGCCAATCTGCGATGTGGAAATTGGCCACCGCGCAGCCAGTGTTTGTAATATAGCCAATATAGCTTACTGGCTCAACAAACCTCTGAAGTGGGATCCTGTAAAAGAGAAGTTTGACGACAAGGAAGCGAACAAGCTTAGGGGCAAAAAATACCGCAAGCCGTATTCTTTGTAG
- a CDS encoding S41 family peptidase codes for MKKLRHVLLIWSVMIISPQLFAQESPLVVQPGISPDGSQIAFSYQGDIWTSKLDGSDARRLTIHEAYESSPVWSPDGKQIAFSSTRYGANDIFVMPATGGEPKRLTFYSGSDVISGWTDDNQVLFTSARAFRQIEWSSEILSVSATGGTPQRFLDATGYMPAMSPDGKLLAFVEGPCRTAREAYKGPANKDVWIYHIKNKSFTKVTSSMSNDFMPKWGKDNSLFFIGGETGRYNAYSLKINDDGSAAGSPTQVTSYTDFGIQWLDASTNGNTLVFERLGDIYQVSATGGSAQKINISISADYRFDPMERKTLSSGIDWYSISPNGKKATVVTRGEVFVKVNDKEKSRTVNLSKHAWRDDNANWLNDSTVIFTSDREGQYDLYLAKSADPEKPDLFKSLKHEVVRLTKTDESEMMPLVSPNGKKIAFRRAEGSRGKGKMIVADIDPEGKINNEIVLLDSWQSANDVSWSPDSKWLAYSIPDLDFNNEVYIHAADNSRKPVNVSMHPRNDRSPVWSSDGSKLAFISDRNNGDYDVWFAWLSIEDWEKTKQDWEEDEGDDEKGKKDKKDKKDGDEEEEETPITIDFEDIHYRLSQVTALPGSESGIAVSKDGETFYFSTSGPTAKGSDLYSINWDGTEAKQLTKGGQRPYGAELSPDGKHLYYVSKGRLSRITLSNGKSESLPFSAEMKIDHRKEREQVFEEAWKALDAGFYDPAFHGQDWDALKKQFKPLALKASTDQDFRYMFNLMLGQVNASHMGIYGGSPEETQRESTGRLGVEVIPVKNGVEVTHVVPKTAADKTTSKLEVGDVIVAVNGEGVSSDESFYSLLTNKASKKILLEVEDANGKSREVEIRPTSSIRNQLYDEWVNERKALTEKYSGGKLGYIHIQGMNWPSFERFERELTAAGLGKEGIVIDVRYNGGGYTTDYLMAVLNVRQHAYTIPRGAAGSLNENPKYKNNYPYGERLPLAAWTKPSIAICNESSYSNAEIFSHAFKTLEIGKLVGQPTFGAVISTGGQGLLDGSYVRMPFRAWYVKATGENMELGPAVPQFTVENAPDSKAKGEDEQLKKAVDELLKEVD; via the coding sequence ATGAAAAAACTAAGACACGTACTATTGATATGGTCAGTGATGATTATATCCCCACAACTTTTTGCTCAGGAAAGCCCTTTGGTGGTTCAGCCTGGTATTAGCCCCGATGGCAGCCAGATCGCTTTCTCTTACCAAGGTGATATTTGGACTTCGAAGCTCGATGGTAGCGATGCCCGCAGGCTTACTATCCACGAAGCTTACGAGTCGTCGCCTGTTTGGAGTCCCGACGGCAAGCAAATTGCTTTTTCCAGCACCCGCTATGGGGCAAATGATATTTTTGTGATGCCTGCTACTGGAGGTGAGCCTAAGCGGCTTACGTTCTACTCGGGTAGCGATGTAATCAGCGGTTGGACGGATGATAACCAAGTGTTGTTCACCTCGGCACGGGCATTTCGCCAAATAGAATGGTCTTCTGAGATTTTGAGCGTTTCGGCTACGGGTGGAACTCCACAGCGCTTTTTGGATGCCACAGGCTATATGCCTGCCATGTCGCCCGATGGCAAATTGCTTGCTTTTGTTGAGGGACCGTGCCGCACGGCAAGGGAAGCCTACAAAGGCCCTGCTAACAAAGATGTATGGATTTACCACATCAAAAACAAGTCGTTTACGAAAGTGACTTCCTCTATGAGCAACGATTTTATGCCCAAGTGGGGAAAGGACAACAGCCTCTTTTTTATAGGTGGGGAAACGGGCAGGTACAATGCCTACAGCCTGAAAATAAACGACGATGGCTCGGCAGCCGGTTCGCCTACTCAAGTGACATCGTACACAGATTTTGGTATCCAATGGCTGGATGCTAGCACGAATGGAAATACCTTGGTATTTGAGCGATTGGGTGATATTTACCAAGTAAGCGCAACAGGAGGCTCAGCTCAAAAAATCAATATTTCTATTTCTGCGGACTATCGTTTCGATCCTATGGAGCGCAAAACGCTTTCTTCAGGAATAGATTGGTACAGCATTTCCCCTAACGGTAAAAAAGCAACGGTGGTAACCCGTGGGGAGGTATTTGTGAAGGTGAACGACAAGGAAAAAAGCCGCACGGTGAACTTGAGCAAGCATGCTTGGAGAGATGATAACGCCAACTGGCTCAACGATTCTACAGTGATTTTCACCTCCGACCGCGAAGGGCAATACGATTTGTACCTTGCCAAATCTGCCGACCCTGAAAAACCCGATTTGTTCAAAAGCTTGAAGCACGAAGTCGTCCGCCTGACAAAAACGGACGAGAGCGAGATGATGCCTTTGGTTTCGCCGAACGGCAAAAAAATAGCTTTTAGAAGAGCGGAAGGGTCGAGAGGAAAGGGGAAAATGATTGTAGCCGATATTGATCCAGAAGGGAAAATCAATAATGAAATAGTATTGCTGGATAGCTGGCAATCGGCGAACGATGTATCGTGGAGTCCAGATAGCAAATGGTTGGCATATTCTATTCCCGACCTCGATTTCAACAACGAGGTGTATATCCACGCAGCGGACAACAGCCGCAAGCCTGTGAACGTGAGCATGCACCCCCGCAACGACCGCAGCCCTGTTTGGAGTTCCGACGGATCGAAACTAGCCTTCATTTCTGACCGAAACAATGGCGATTACGATGTATGGTTCGCTTGGCTGAGCATAGAAGATTGGGAAAAAACAAAGCAAGACTGGGAAGAAGACGAGGGCGATGATGAGAAGGGCAAAAAGGATAAGAAAGACAAAAAAGACGGAGATGAGGAAGAAGAGGAAACGCCTATCACTATCGACTTTGAAGATATTCATTACCGCCTCAGCCAAGTTACGGCTCTGCCAGGCAGCGAATCGGGCATAGCAGTATCGAAAGATGGGGAGACTTTCTACTTCAGCACCAGCGGCCCTACCGCCAAAGGAAGCGACCTGTACAGCATCAACTGGGATGGAACGGAAGCCAAGCAACTCACCAAGGGCGGACAACGCCCGTATGGAGCGGAACTTAGTCCTGATGGCAAGCATTTGTACTACGTATCCAAAGGAAGGCTTTCAAGAATTACGCTGAGCAACGGCAAATCGGAGAGTTTGCCATTTAGCGCAGAAATGAAAATTGACCACCGCAAAGAGCGTGAGCAAGTATTTGAAGAAGCTTGGAAAGCCTTGGACGCAGGTTTTTACGACCCTGCTTTCCACGGGCAAGATTGGGATGCGCTCAAGAAACAATTCAAACCACTTGCGCTCAAAGCCTCTACCGATCAAGATTTCCGCTACATGTTCAACCTGATGCTGGGGCAAGTGAATGCCAGCCACATGGGCATTTATGGAGGTTCTCCTGAGGAAACGCAACGAGAAAGCACCGGAAGGCTTGGCGTAGAAGTAATTCCTGTGAAAAACGGGGTGGAAGTTACGCATGTAGTGCCGAAAACCGCAGCGGATAAAACAACAAGCAAATTGGAAGTTGGCGATGTAATAGTTGCCGTGAACGGCGAAGGGGTTTCTTCTGACGAGAGTTTTTACAGTTTGCTCACCAACAAAGCCAGCAAGAAAATATTACTGGAAGTAGAAGATGCAAACGGAAAAAGCCGGGAGGTGGAAATCAGACCCACAAGCAGTATCCGTAACCAGCTTTACGACGAGTGGGTGAACGAACGCAAAGCTCTTACGGAAAAATATTCGGGTGGAAAATTGGGTTACATCCACATCCAAGGGATGAACTGGCCCAGCTTCGAGCGCTTTGAGCGAGAGCTGACCGCAGCAGGCTTGGGCAAAGAGGGAATTGTGATAGACGTGCGCTACAACGGCGGCGGCTACACTACCGACTACCTTATGGCGGTGCTCAACGTACGTCAACATGCCTACACCATTCCGAGAGGAGCGGCGGGTAGCCTTAATGAAAACCCGAAATACAAAAATAATTACCCTTACGGGGAAAGGCTTCCACTGGCAGCTTGGACCAAACCTTCTATTGCCATCTGTAACGAAAGCAGTTATTCCAATGCGGAGATTTTCTCTCATGCGTTCAAAACGTTGGAAATTGGAAAACTAGTAGGCCAACCGACCTTCGGCGCGGTGATTTCCACGGGTGGACAAGGTTTGTTGGACGGTTCGTATGTACGGATGCCGTTTAGGGCTTGGTACGTGAAAGCGACGGGAGAAAACATGGAACTAGGTCCAGCCGTTCCACAATTCACCGTGGAAAATGCACCCGACAGCAAAGCCAAAGGGGAAGACGAACAGCTTAAAAAAGCGGTAGATGAATTGTTGAAGGAGGTGGATTAG
- a CDS encoding alpha-L-fucosidase, which yields MKNTRISHSIIGLVCILGFLSLTQCSNPKETIEHEAISSTKSLYQLKSEFIDQRFGMFICYNVMSYGAKWGEANYPIDSFNPQKLDCAQWADAAVSAGMKYGLLTTKHHEGFCLWDSKFTEYDVASTPYQKDIVRQYVDAFRVKGLGIGLYYSIWDSTHGVEKDSIDGNKLDFVKGQITELLTNYGKIDYFVMDGWYWKIGHKVIPYHEIRKLIRQLQPECLITDHTHLQAPYHMEIPYFEGPFGAFPPEGNTMASALGHCSVKGNGWFWSEDTPNGMKQDDGIDTVLHKLVDCEARYCNFMLNCMPNREGLLDDIYIGMLTEIGQKWKPDTSRPALPPQGRQIVESIPFASVVASSGNATYLHDARQIQTNHFHWESSAEFPQTITMDLGKIEEGVDALMIVPNHRCKPYPEMALAEGNIMNIKLFSSTDGLNFEEVSSQRWGADATYKSLNFEKTKARYFRLDILEANGEKAIIAELEIGRSSL from the coding sequence ATGAAAAACACACGAATTTCTCACAGTATTATTGGGCTTGTATGCATCCTTGGATTTCTGAGTTTGACGCAATGCAGCAACCCAAAAGAAACAATCGAGCATGAAGCAATCAGTTCTACCAAGTCTCTTTACCAGCTCAAAAGCGAGTTTATTGACCAACGATTTGGCATGTTCATTTGCTACAACGTTATGTCGTATGGGGCAAAATGGGGAGAAGCAAACTATCCCATCGATTCCTTTAACCCTCAAAAACTAGATTGCGCACAGTGGGCAGATGCAGCCGTTTCGGCCGGGATGAAATATGGGTTGCTCACCACAAAACACCACGAAGGATTCTGCCTTTGGGATAGTAAATTCACAGAGTATGACGTAGCATCCACTCCTTACCAAAAAGACATTGTCCGGCAATATGTGGATGCATTTAGAGTAAAAGGGTTAGGAATAGGCTTATATTATTCGATCTGGGACAGTACACACGGAGTAGAAAAGGATAGCATTGATGGCAACAAATTAGATTTTGTAAAGGGGCAAATAACCGAACTCCTCACCAACTACGGAAAGATCGACTACTTTGTAATGGACGGATGGTATTGGAAAATAGGGCATAAAGTGATTCCCTATCACGAAATCAGGAAATTGATCAGGCAACTTCAGCCAGAATGTTTGATCACCGACCATACGCATTTACAAGCTCCTTACCACATGGAAATCCCTTATTTCGAAGGACCTTTTGGGGCATTTCCCCCAGAAGGGAACACTATGGCATCGGCACTTGGGCACTGCAGTGTGAAAGGCAACGGCTGGTTTTGGAGTGAAGACACCCCTAACGGTATGAAACAAGACGATGGAATAGATACCGTGCTTCATAAATTGGTAGATTGCGAAGCACGGTATTGCAACTTCATGCTCAATTGCATGCCCAACCGAGAAGGACTTTTAGATGATATTTACATAGGAATGCTTACGGAAATCGGTCAAAAGTGGAAGCCTGACACTTCAAGGCCTGCTTTGCCCCCTCAAGGTCGCCAAATTGTCGAGTCAATCCCCTTTGCATCTGTGGTAGCAAGTAGTGGTAATGCAACTTACCTACACGATGCCCGCCAAATCCAAACGAACCATTTCCATTGGGAGTCGAGTGCAGAGTTTCCCCAAACTATTACTATGGATCTGGGAAAAATTGAAGAAGGAGTTGATGCACTGATGATTGTCCCCAACCATAGGTGCAAGCCTTATCCAGAAATGGCTTTGGCAGAAGGGAACATAATGAATATCAAACTTTTTTCAAGTACCGATGGTCTTAATTTTGAGGAGGTTTCCAGCCAAAGGTGGGGTGCTGACGCAACATACAAATCGCTCAATTTTGAAAAAACGAAAGCAAGGTATTTCAGACTAGATATACTGGAAGCCAATGGAGAAAAAGCAATAATTGCCGAGTTGGAAATAGGAAGATCGTCCTTATAA